The proteins below come from a single Parageobacillus toebii NBRC 107807 genomic window:
- the putP gene encoding sodium/proline symporter PutP: MVLISVAVYMIGMLLIGYWAYKRTSNLSDYMLGGRTLGPAVTALSAGASDMSGWLLMGLPGAMYAQGLSASWIVIGLTLGAYANWLYVAPRLRVYTEVANDSITIPEFLENRFGDTSKLLRLISGLVIMIFFTFYVSSGLVSGAVLFQNSFGTSYHTGLWIVAGVVVAYTLFGGFLAVSWTDFVQGTIMFIALILVPAVTLFHTGGVGDTFTTIKNIDPNLLDLWKGTSFLGIISLFAWGLGYFGQPHIIVRFMAISSVKEMKNARRIGMGWMIFSVVGAMLTGLFGIAYFSEHGPKLGDPETVFVKLGEILFHPLITGFLLSAILAAIMSTISSQLLVTSSSLTEDLYKVLFRRSASDKELVFVGRLSVLIVALVASALAYTKNDTILNLVGYAWAGFGASFGPVILLSLFWRRMTKWGALAGMVAGAMTVILWTQSAYLKSLLYEMIPGFAASLAAIVIVSLLTKAPEGKIAEQFDRFKASL; this comes from the coding sequence TTGGTATTGATTTCTGTCGCAGTGTATATGATTGGGATGCTTCTTATTGGGTATTGGGCTTATAAACGTACGTCCAACCTTTCCGATTATATGCTTGGGGGAAGGACGTTAGGCCCTGCGGTCACAGCGCTCAGTGCGGGGGCTTCCGATATGAGCGGTTGGCTGTTGATGGGGCTTCCAGGAGCAATGTATGCGCAAGGATTAAGTGCATCATGGATTGTTATTGGGCTTACGCTTGGAGCATATGCGAATTGGTTATATGTTGCGCCTCGTTTGCGTGTATATACGGAAGTAGCAAATGATTCGATTACGATTCCGGAATTTTTGGAAAATAGATTCGGCGATACATCGAAGCTGCTTCGGTTAATTTCCGGTCTTGTTATTATGATTTTCTTTACCTTTTATGTATCTTCTGGTCTTGTATCTGGAGCGGTGCTGTTTCAAAACTCATTTGGCACAAGTTATCATACAGGGCTATGGATTGTTGCTGGTGTCGTTGTTGCGTATACATTGTTTGGAGGATTTTTGGCTGTTAGTTGGACCGATTTTGTGCAAGGAACGATTATGTTTATTGCTCTTATTCTTGTCCCGGCCGTAACGCTTTTCCATACGGGCGGTGTCGGCGATACGTTTACTACCATTAAAAACATTGATCCTAATTTGCTCGATTTATGGAAAGGAACTAGCTTCCTCGGTATTATTTCGCTGTTTGCGTGGGGTCTCGGTTATTTCGGACAACCGCACATTATTGTCCGTTTTATGGCGATTTCATCGGTCAAGGAAATGAAAAATGCCCGCCGCATTGGAATGGGGTGGATGATTTTCTCCGTTGTCGGCGCGATGTTGACAGGGTTATTTGGAATCGCCTATTTTTCTGAGCACGGTCCGAAGCTTGGCGATCCGGAGACCGTCTTTGTCAAGCTCGGAGAAATTTTATTTCATCCGCTCATTACCGGATTTTTGCTTTCGGCGATTTTAGCGGCGATTATGAGCACGATTTCTTCGCAGCTTCTGGTGACGTCAAGTTCCTTAACGGAAGATTTATATAAAGTATTATTCCGCCGTTCGGCTTCGGATAAAGAATTAGTTTTCGTCGGCCGGCTTTCCGTGCTCATTGTAGCGTTAGTAGCGTCGGCGTTGGCGTATACGAAAAACGATACGATTTTAAACTTGGTCGGCTATGCGTGGGCAGGTTTTGGCGCTTCGTTCGGTCCCGTCATTTTATTAAGTCTGTTCTGGCGGCGCATGACGAAATGGGGTGCGCTTGCCGGCATGGTTGCAGGAGCAATGACCGTTATTCTCTGGACGCAATCAGCGTATTTAAAAAGCTTGCTTTATGAAATGATTCCAGGCTTCGCTGCGAGTTTGGCGGCGATTGTGATCGTCAGCTTGTTAACAAAGGCGCCGGAAGGTAAAATTGCTGAGCAGTTTGACCGTTTCAAAGCATCGTTATAA
- a CDS encoding basic amino acid ABC transporter substrate-binding protein, producing MIVRRFINTIAVVLALLTALAACGGKSAEPSSSSSSGKEETKKKIIVGTDAAFAPFEYMDKGEIVGFDVDLLDAVMKEAGIDYELKNIGWDPLFAALQSKEIDMAISGITINDKRKQTYDFSIPYFESTYMIMVKENSPIKNALDLKGKTIGVQNGTTGQAAVEKLLGKENKNIKKFENTVVAIMDLLNGGVEAVVTDNAVASEYVKNNPDKKIKTIADPEHFESEFYGLMLPKGSDLKPKVDEATRFFTDHNSKKLVFAMLFPSANKKESFPRI from the coding sequence ATAATAGTGAGGAGGTTTATTAATACGATCGCTGTAGTGCTTGCGTTGCTTACAGCGTTGGCTGCATGTGGTGGAAAATCTGCGGAACCGAGTTCTTCTTCCTCTTCGGGAAAAGAGGAAACAAAGAAAAAAATTATCGTCGGAACAGACGCTGCGTTTGCACCGTTTGAGTACATGGATAAAGGGGAAATCGTCGGTTTTGACGTTGACTTGTTAGATGCGGTTATGAAAGAAGCTGGCATCGACTATGAACTGAAAAATATCGGCTGGGATCCGCTCTTTGCCGCATTGCAAAGCAAAGAAATCGATATGGCGATCTCCGGCATCACGATCAATGATAAGCGGAAACAAACATACGATTTCTCCATTCCTTATTTTGAATCCACCTATATGATTATGGTGAAAGAAAATAGTCCAATCAAAAATGCGCTTGACTTAAAAGGAAAAACGATCGGCGTCCAAAACGGCACCACGGGACAAGCAGCAGTAGAAAAATTGCTTGGAAAAGAAAATAAAAACATTAAAAAATTCGAAAACACGGTTGTGGCGATTATGGACTTATTAAACGGCGGCGTCGAGGCGGTCGTTACGGACAACGCGGTGGCAAGCGAGTATGTGAAAAACAATCCGGATAAAAAAATCAAAACCATCGCCGATCCAGAACATTTCGAGTCTGAGTTTTACGGGCTGATGCTCCCGAAAGGAAGCGACTTGAAGCCAAAAGTGGACGAAGCGACAAGGTTTTTTACGGACCACAACAGCAAAAAGCTGGTCTTCGCCATGCTGTTTCCATCCGCAAACAAAAAAGAATCCTTCCCTCGCATTTAG
- a CDS encoding TrmH family RNA methyltransferase: MNEQEAKAFIEQLQKEGVLTEETRLIWEMILPERLKRMYDVLQKRTRYITVLTEAVDDPHNQAAVLRTAEAFGVQDVYVVTGKAPFQPNPLVTRHADKWLTLQQKPDIVTTIKELQAKGYQVYASYLGEGTLRLGDIDVSRPTALLFGNEHSGVSQEAIRAADATFMIPMYGFVQSFNISVAAALALYDVTERARQQAGERYYLPFQEKKELFEKWMWQTLNPRIRERLAKQLGRSV, translated from the coding sequence ATGAACGAGCAAGAAGCAAAAGCGTTCATTGAACAGCTGCAAAAAGAAGGGGTGTTGACGGAAGAAACGCGTCTTATTTGGGAAATGATTTTACCGGAACGGTTAAAGCGGATGTATGATGTACTTCAAAAGCGGACGCGTTATATTACGGTATTGACTGAAGCAGTCGACGATCCGCATAACCAAGCGGCGGTGTTGCGGACAGCGGAAGCGTTTGGCGTGCAGGATGTGTATGTCGTCACTGGAAAAGCGCCGTTTCAGCCGAACCCGCTTGTGACGCGACATGCCGATAAATGGCTGACGCTGCAGCAAAAACCGGATATTGTAACGACGATTAAAGAGCTGCAAGCAAAAGGGTATCAAGTGTATGCCAGCTATCTCGGCGAAGGAACGCTTCGCCTTGGCGACATCGATGTGTCGCGGCCGACGGCGCTTCTATTTGGCAACGAGCATAGCGGTGTGTCGCAAGAGGCGATTCGTGCCGCTGATGCGACGTTTATGATTCCAATGTATGGGTTTGTCCAAAGTTTTAATATATCAGTGGCGGCAGCGCTTGCGTTATACGATGTAACCGAGAGAGCGCGCCAACAAGCAGGCGAGCGCTACTATTTACCATTTCAAGAAAAAAAGGAGCTATTTGAAAAATGGATGTGGCAAACGTTAAATCCGCGCATTCGCGAACGGCTGGCAAAGCAGCTGGGTCGTTCTGTTTAG
- a CDS encoding amino acid permease, protein MQTPKNEQKLHRGLEERHISLMSLGAAIGVGLFLGSASSIKLAGPAILLAYAVSGAIMFFIMRALGEMAVENPVAGSFSRYAHDYLGPLAGYLTGWNYWFLWVVTCIAEITAAGIYMQFWFPDTPRWIWALAALIMMTLINFLAVKAYGELEFWFALIKIVTIVFMIIVGLGMILFGIGNGGVATGISNLWEHGGFLPNGFTGVLMSLQMVMFAYLGIEMLGVTAGEVKNPEKSLTKAVNSVFWRILIFYVGALFVIMSIYPWNEIGEKGSPFVLTFEKIGIHAAAGIINFVVLTAALSSCNSGIFSTSRMLFNLAEQKEAPPSFAKLTKRGIPGVALIVTALAMLVGVYLNYVSEKVFQWVTSVATFGAIWTWAIILLSQLHFRKRLSPEKQKQLKYKMPLYPYSSYVALAFLVGVVGLMAYFPDTRIALIIGPAWLILLVVVYYAKGMHKRHAYPSDKKQVS, encoded by the coding sequence ATGCAAACTCCAAAAAATGAACAAAAATTACATCGTGGATTAGAGGAAAGACATATTTCTCTTATGTCTCTTGGGGCAGCGATTGGGGTCGGGCTATTTCTTGGCTCTGCATCTTCCATCAAATTAGCGGGACCGGCGATTTTGCTTGCTTATGCGGTAAGCGGCGCGATTATGTTCTTTATTATGCGCGCACTCGGCGAAATGGCCGTGGAAAACCCGGTTGCCGGTTCATTCAGCCGCTACGCGCATGACTATTTAGGACCGCTTGCTGGTTATTTAACCGGGTGGAACTATTGGTTTTTATGGGTAGTTACTTGCATCGCGGAAATCACCGCTGCCGGCATTTATATGCAATTTTGGTTCCCTGATACGCCAAGATGGATATGGGCGCTAGCCGCTTTAATAATGATGACATTAATCAATTTCCTCGCTGTCAAGGCGTACGGGGAATTAGAATTTTGGTTTGCGCTTATTAAAATTGTCACCATTGTATTTATGATCATCGTTGGCTTGGGCATGATTCTGTTCGGAATCGGCAATGGCGGAGTCGCCACAGGCATCAGCAACCTTTGGGAACATGGCGGATTTCTCCCGAACGGCTTTACCGGTGTGTTAATGTCTTTGCAAATGGTGATGTTCGCCTACTTAGGAATTGAAATGCTCGGCGTTACGGCCGGCGAAGTGAAAAATCCGGAAAAATCGCTGACCAAAGCGGTCAATAGCGTATTTTGGCGCATTTTAATTTTCTACGTGGGCGCATTATTTGTCATCATGTCCATTTACCCTTGGAACGAAATCGGCGAAAAAGGAAGCCCGTTTGTCTTAACATTTGAAAAAATCGGCATTCACGCCGCTGCGGGAATCATCAACTTTGTCGTTTTAACGGCTGCGTTGTCTTCCTGTAACAGTGGAATTTTCAGCACAAGCCGCATGCTCTTCAACTTGGCTGAGCAAAAAGAAGCACCGCCTTCCTTCGCTAAACTGACAAAGCGCGGAATTCCAGGCGTCGCCCTCATCGTCACGGCGTTAGCGATGTTAGTCGGTGTGTATTTAAACTACGTTTCCGAAAAAGTATTCCAATGGGTCACAAGTGTCGCGACATTTGGCGCGATTTGGACATGGGCGATTATTTTGCTTTCGCAATTGCACTTCCGTAAACGCTTAAGCCCAGAAAAGCAAAAACAATTAAAGTATAAAATGCCGCTTTATCCTTATAGCTCTTATGTCGCTCTCGCCTTTTTAGTCGGAGTTGTCGGTTTAATGGCATATTTCCCTGACACACGAATCGCACTTATCATTGGACCAGCCTGGCTCATCTTGCTCGTTGTCGTCTATTATGCAAAAGGCATGCATAAGCGCCATGCCTACCCTTCTGATAAAAAACAAGTTAGCTAA
- the pflB gene encoding formate C-acetyltransferase: protein MKQATAVLDPWRNFKGSKWKKSIDVRDFILNNVTVYYGDESFLEGPTEATKKLWEQVMELSKQEREKGGVLDMDTSIVSTITSHRPGYLNKDLEKIVGFQTDKPFKRALMPFGGIRMAQQSCEAYGYKVSDEVKKIFTEYRKTHNQGVFDVYTEEMKLARKAGIITGLPDAYGRGRIIGDYRRVALYGVDRLIEEKQKDLKNTGARTMTEDIIRLREEIAEQIRALNELKQMALSYGYDISEPAQNAHEAFQWLYFAYLAAIKEQNGAAMSLGRVSTFLDIYIERDLQEGTLTEKEAQELVDHFVMKLRLVKFARTPEYNELFSGDPTWVTESIGGMAIDGRPLVTKNSFRFLHTLDNLGPAPEPNLTVLWSKQLPEAFKEYCAKMSIKTSSIQYENDDLMRVEFGDDYGIACCVSPMRIGKQMQFFGARANLAKALLYAINGGVDEKLKIQVGPEFAPITSEYLDYDEVMRKFDHVLEWLAELYINTLNVIHYMHDKYCYERIEMALHDSHILRTMATGIAGLSVVADSLSAIKYAKVKPIRDENGIAVDFEIEGDFPKYGNNDDRVDQIAVDLVERFMTKLKKHKTYRDSKHTLSILTITSNVVYGKKTGNTPDGRRAGEPFAPGANPLHGRDTKGALASLSSVAKLPFEHALDGISNTFSIVPKALGKEEHARVRNLVAILDGYMEKGGHHLNINVLNRETLLDAMEHPEKYPQLTIRVSGYAVNFIKLTREQQIDVINRTFHETM, encoded by the coding sequence ATGAAACAAGCTACTGCTGTATTAGACCCGTGGCGAAATTTTAAAGGGTCAAAATGGAAAAAGTCCATTGACGTCCGTGACTTTATTTTAAACAACGTCACCGTTTACTATGGGGATGAGTCATTTCTAGAAGGGCCTACAGAAGCGACGAAGAAACTATGGGAACAAGTGATGGAATTGTCGAAACAAGAACGCGAAAAAGGCGGCGTTCTCGATATGGATACATCCATTGTTTCCACCATCACTTCCCACAGACCGGGTTATTTAAACAAAGACTTGGAAAAAATTGTTGGTTTTCAAACAGATAAACCGTTTAAGCGCGCATTAATGCCGTTCGGAGGCATCCGCATGGCGCAACAATCATGCGAAGCATACGGCTACAAAGTAAGCGACGAAGTGAAAAAAATTTTTACCGAATACCGAAAAACCCATAACCAAGGTGTATTTGACGTTTACACCGAAGAGATGAAATTAGCGCGCAAAGCGGGAATTATCACCGGCCTTCCAGATGCGTACGGACGCGGCCGCATTATTGGCGACTATCGCCGCGTGGCGTTATACGGTGTCGATCGTCTGATTGAAGAAAAACAAAAGGATTTGAAAAACACTGGCGCAAGAACGATGACGGAAGACATTATCCGCCTTCGCGAGGAAATTGCTGAACAAATTCGTGCGTTAAACGAATTGAAACAAATGGCATTAAGCTACGGTTACGACATTTCCGAACCAGCGCAAAACGCACACGAAGCATTCCAATGGCTCTATTTCGCTTATCTTGCCGCTATTAAAGAACAAAACGGCGCAGCGATGAGCTTAGGCCGCGTGTCCACCTTCTTAGACATTTATATCGAACGCGACCTACAAGAAGGTACGCTAACAGAAAAAGAAGCGCAAGAACTTGTCGACCATTTTGTGATGAAATTGCGCCTTGTCAAATTCGCCAGAACACCGGAATATAACGAACTATTCAGCGGCGACCCGACATGGGTAACAGAATCGATCGGCGGAATGGCGATCGATGGTCGTCCGTTAGTCACGAAAAACTCGTTCCGCTTCCTTCATACGTTGGATAACTTAGGACCTGCGCCAGAGCCAAACTTAACGGTACTTTGGTCGAAACAATTGCCGGAAGCGTTCAAAGAATATTGCGCGAAAATGTCGATAAAAACAAGCTCGATTCAATATGAAAACGACGACTTAATGCGCGTGGAATTCGGCGATGACTACGGAATTGCTTGCTGCGTATCGCCAATGAGAATTGGCAAGCAAATGCAATTTTTCGGAGCGCGCGCCAACCTTGCGAAAGCATTGTTATATGCGATTAATGGCGGCGTTGATGAAAAATTAAAAATACAAGTTGGTCCTGAGTTTGCGCCAATTACATCCGAATATTTAGATTACGATGAAGTCATGCGTAAGTTTGATCATGTACTTGAATGGCTTGCGGAACTTTATATTAATACACTCAATGTCATTCATTACATGCACGATAAATATTGTTATGAACGCATTGAAATGGCGCTTCATGATTCGCATATTTTACGCACGATGGCAACTGGTATCGCCGGACTATCGGTTGTCGCTGATTCGTTAAGTGCGATCAAATACGCAAAAGTCAAACCGATTCGAGATGAAAACGGCATTGCCGTTGATTTTGAAATCGAAGGAGATTTCCCGAAATACGGAAATAACGATGATCGCGTCGACCAAATTGCGGTTGATTTAGTCGAACGTTTTATGACGAAATTGAAAAAACATAAAACGTATCGCGATTCGAAACATACGTTATCGATTTTAACGATTACATCGAACGTCGTATACGGGAAAAAGACAGGAAATACGCCAGATGGCCGTCGCGCTGGCGAACCGTTTGCCCCGGGAGCGAACCCGCTGCACGGCCGTGACACGAAGGGAGCGCTCGCTTCGTTAAGCTCTGTCGCGAAATTGCCATTTGAACATGCATTAGATGGCATTTCTAATACGTTCTCAATCGTGCCGAAAGCTTTAGGAAAAGAAGAACATGCCCGTGTTCGCAACCTTGTCGCCATTTTAGATGGTTACATGGAAAAAGGCGGACACCATCTCAACATTAACGTGTTGAATCGTGAAACGTTATTAGATGCAATGGAACATCCAGAAAAATATCCGCAATTAACGATTCGCGTCTCTGGATATGCCGTCAACTTCATTAAATTAACTCGTGAACAACAAATTGACGTCATTAACCGCACATTCCACGAAACGATGTAA
- a CDS encoding ATP-binding protein: protein MNKYSSFYDGNSTVWHDSSILEHYGLHELNFESVKSYREKFAAVKPNHPWNGLETKEFLYKIGAWGKLRDSSKEGVTLAGLLMFSEERIITEVLPQYFLEYRESLNGIVTNDWTKRFTSQDGTWSGNLYDFYFKVISQLKNNNDMDRSMQIALHEALVNAIVHADYLGEGGIIVEKENGVFRFANPGLFRIPIDSALSGHMSNLRNPNLFKMFILIGLCKRAGFGLKHIVTTWSNPQYKQPEFIQHSNPERTVVILYPYETAASYETDIYQDIEQHDDSEMDLTLTEEDLNSINKQQNSVNNEDSSINSEENSVNKQDNSVNNPLNSINNGVDSVNKEGNSMNNEPNSINKRLNSINNELSSSDPYKEKSKIDEKLWNIAELARKKKRLPPSVMENIILQLCEQRPLMLKELAALLERTPDGLRNNYLGKLIEEGKIRLKYPDQPNHPKQAYMKATE from the coding sequence GTGAATAAATATTCAAGTTTTTATGATGGGAATTCAACTGTTTGGCATGATAGTTCCATTTTGGAACACTATGGACTGCATGAATTAAATTTTGAATCGGTGAAAAGCTACCGGGAAAAGTTTGCAGCTGTCAAGCCAAACCATCCATGGAATGGGTTGGAGACGAAAGAATTTTTATACAAGATCGGTGCATGGGGAAAATTGCGAGATAGCAGCAAAGAAGGAGTTACATTAGCAGGGTTATTGATGTTTAGTGAGGAACGCATTATTACAGAAGTTTTACCGCAATATTTTCTCGAATATCGGGAAAGTTTGAACGGTATAGTAACGAACGATTGGACAAAGCGATTCACCTCTCAAGATGGTACATGGTCTGGCAACTTATACGATTTTTATTTTAAAGTGATCTCACAGCTTAAAAATAATAATGATATGGATCGCTCCATGCAAATTGCGCTGCACGAGGCGCTTGTAAACGCGATTGTTCATGCGGATTATTTAGGAGAAGGAGGCATTATTGTAGAAAAAGAAAACGGTGTGTTTCGCTTTGCCAATCCAGGATTATTTCGCATTCCGATTGATTCTGCTCTTTCCGGTCATATGAGCAATCTTCGCAATCCGAATTTGTTTAAAATGTTTATTTTGATCGGTCTTTGCAAGCGGGCTGGTTTCGGGTTAAAGCATATTGTTACAACATGGAGCAACCCTCAATACAAGCAGCCTGAATTTATTCAACATTCGAATCCAGAACGAACTGTCGTGATATTATATCCGTATGAAACAGCTGCATCATATGAAACAGATATATATCAAGATATAGAACAGCATGATGATAGTGAAATGGATCTTACATTAACGGAAGAAGACCTGAACTCCATAAATAAGCAACAAAACTCCGTAAATAACGAAGATAGCTCTATAAATAGCGAAGAAAACTCCGTAAATAAACAAGACAACTCCGTTAATAATCCGTTGAACTCCATAAATAACGGTGTTGACTCCGTAAATAAAGAAGGGAACTCCATGAATAACGAACCTAACTCCATAAATAAACGTCTTAACTCCATAAATAATGAACTATCTTCATCTGATCCGTACAAAGAAAAGAGTAAAATTGATGAAAAACTATGGAACATTGCGGAGTTAGCGAGAAAGAAAAAACGATTGCCTCCAAGTGTGATGGAAAATATTATTTTGCAGCTTTGCGAGCAAAGACCGCTGATGTTAAAGGAACTAGCAGCACTATTGGAAAGAACGCCAGATGGACTAAGGAATAACTATTTAGGAAAACTGATAGAGGAAGGAAAAATTCGTTTAAAATATCCAGATCAGCCGAACCATCCGAAACAAGCGTATATGAAAGCGACCGAATAG
- a CDS encoding FAD-dependent oxidoreductase → MLSLPSSLEPYWRTSVKLPSFPKLEEDIRTDVAIIGGGISGITTAYLLAKQGVRVTLLEADRLLNGTTGHTTAKITAQHDIIYDELINHLGQEKAKLYYEACTEALRFIRSTIEQEAIDCDFIEQDAYIYTNSSSSLTKLINEWKAYEKLGIDGAFVESIPLPIPVKAAVVMKNQAQFHPLKYLMKLVDAVVEAGGKIYEYTPAADIEQGAALAVVTRDKKRVTCEHVIICSHFPFYDGGFYFSRMYAERSYVLAAKIAEQYPGGMYLSADNPKRSIRYTTMNGENLILIGGENHKTGQGVPTMRHYEALQSFASQLFTVTDIPYRWSAQDLTTLDKVPYIGNMTAGTPNIYVATGYRKWGMTNGTIAGLLLSDLVMGRNNRYHDLYTPSRFYADPSVKHFLTQNLDVAKHLIEGKVEVVVRNPEDLANGEGAVVVVNGKRAGAYKDENGTLFIVDTTCTHMGCELEWNSGDRTWDCPCHGSRFSIHGDVVEGPAKYPLNKIEDDPS, encoded by the coding sequence ATGCTATCTCTTCCTTCATCACTAGAGCCGTATTGGCGGACATCTGTCAAGCTTCCATCGTTTCCGAAACTAGAAGAAGATATTCGCACCGATGTCGCCATTATCGGCGGAGGAATTTCTGGTATCACGACCGCTTATTTGCTCGCTAAACAGGGAGTGCGCGTCACTTTATTAGAAGCGGATCGTCTTCTGAACGGAACGACAGGGCATACGACCGCGAAAATTACTGCTCAGCATGATATCATTTATGATGAATTAATCAACCACCTTGGACAGGAAAAGGCGAAACTGTACTACGAAGCATGTACGGAAGCATTGCGTTTTATTCGAAGTACAATCGAACAAGAAGCGATTGACTGCGATTTTATTGAGCAAGATGCATATATATACACCAATTCCTCCTCATCGTTAACAAAATTAATAAACGAATGGAAGGCGTATGAAAAGCTTGGCATTGACGGAGCGTTTGTTGAATCGATTCCTCTTCCGATCCCTGTGAAAGCTGCGGTAGTGATGAAAAATCAAGCGCAATTTCACCCGCTGAAATACTTAATGAAACTAGTCGACGCTGTTGTCGAGGCAGGTGGAAAAATCTACGAATACACGCCCGCCGCCGATATCGAGCAAGGAGCGGCGCTTGCCGTCGTCACCCGCGACAAAAAACGGGTTACGTGTGAACATGTCATCATTTGTTCCCATTTTCCGTTTTATGACGGCGGCTTTTATTTTTCACGCATGTACGCAGAGCGCTCTTACGTATTGGCAGCCAAAATAGCGGAGCAATACCCAGGCGGCATGTATTTGAGCGCTGATAACCCGAAGCGGTCCATCCGCTACACAACGATGAACGGGGAAAACTTGATTTTAATCGGAGGCGAAAACCACAAGACAGGACAGGGCGTCCCGACGATGCGACATTACGAGGCACTGCAAAGCTTTGCCTCTCAGCTATTTACCGTCACTGACATCCCATACCGTTGGTCGGCGCAAGATTTAACGACACTTGATAAAGTTCCTTACATCGGAAACATGACCGCAGGCACGCCGAACATCTATGTCGCGACAGGATACCGAAAATGGGGGATGACCAACGGGACAATCGCGGGGCTATTGCTCAGCGACTTAGTTATGGGACGCAACAACCGCTACCATGACTTATATACGCCGTCGCGCTTTTATGCCGATCCGAGCGTCAAACATTTTCTCACGCAAAACCTTGATGTCGCCAAACACCTCATCGAAGGAAAAGTGGAGGTGGTCGTCCGCAATCCGGAAGACTTGGCAAACGGCGAAGGCGCAGTTGTTGTCGTGAACGGGAAACGTGCCGGTGCGTATAAGGACGAAAACGGGACATTGTTCATCGTTGACACGACATGCACCCACATGGGATGTGAACTGGAATGGAACAGCGGCGACCGCACATGGGATTGTCCTTGCCACGGCTCGCGATTCTCCATTCACGGCGATGTCGTCGAAGGACCGGCGAAATATCCTTTAAACAAAATAGAGGACGATCCATCATAA
- the manA gene encoding mannose-6-phosphate isomerase, class I yields MQIEPIFLTPIFQERIWGGTKLADEFGYSIPSTHTGECWAVSAHPNGQTVIKNGPFQGMTLGQLWEERRDLFGHFPSDRFPLLTKILDANADLSVQVHPDDAYAQKHENGEFGKTECWYIIDCKKDAELVYGHHAKTKEELKEMMETGQWDKLLRRIPIKPGDFFYVPSGTIHALCEGTLVLETQQSSDTTYRVYDYDRVDSNGKKRELHLDKALDVITVPHRDANVHPNITQVDDATITTFIESDYFGVQKWEVNGTVNLDQTRHFLIVSVLNGEGKLVSEGGSYDLKKGDHFILPYQFGRFSINGTLEMIASWPLVQKGAAS; encoded by the coding sequence GTGCAAATCGAACCAATTTTTCTCACTCCTATTTTTCAAGAGCGAATTTGGGGCGGCACGAAATTGGCGGATGAATTCGGCTATTCCATCCCGTCAACACACACAGGGGAATGCTGGGCAGTTTCCGCACATCCAAACGGACAAACCGTGATCAAAAACGGGCCGTTTCAAGGAATGACGCTTGGACAATTATGGGAAGAGCGACGCGACTTATTCGGCCACTTTCCATCAGACCGTTTTCCTTTGTTGACGAAAATTTTAGATGCCAACGCTGATTTATCAGTGCAAGTGCATCCTGATGACGCATACGCACAAAAACATGAAAATGGCGAATTTGGAAAAACAGAATGTTGGTATATTATTGACTGCAAAAAAGATGCGGAACTTGTTTACGGACATCATGCGAAAACGAAAGAAGAACTGAAAGAAATGATGGAAACCGGCCAATGGGACAAGTTGCTTCGCAGAATTCCGATTAAACCTGGCGACTTTTTCTATGTCCCTAGCGGCACAATTCACGCCCTTTGCGAAGGGACGCTTGTCTTAGAAACACAACAAAGCTCTGACACAACATACCGCGTCTATGACTATGACCGCGTCGACAGCAACGGGAAGAAACGCGAACTGCATTTAGACAAAGCGTTAGACGTCATTACCGTTCCACATCGAGACGCGAATGTTCATCCGAACATCACCCAAGTTGACGATGCCACGATTACAACATTTATCGAAAGCGACTACTTTGGTGTACAAAAATGGGAGGTTAATGGAACTGTCAACTTGGACCAAACGAGACATTTTCTCATCGTTAGCGTTCTTAATGGAGAAGGCAAGCTAGTGTCGGAAGGCGGTTCATACGATCTAAAAAAAGGGGATCATTTCATTCTTCCATATCAATTTGGGCGTTTTTCCATAAACGGAACGCTCGAAATGATTGCTTCATGGCCTCTAGTACAAAAAGGAGCTGCCTCTTAA